Proteins encoded together in one Venturia canescens isolate UGA chromosome 10, ASM1945775v1, whole genome shotgun sequence window:
- the Cth gene encoding cystathionine gamma-lyase, producing the protein MDQGFATKAIHVGQDPEQWKHCSVVPPLVMSTTFRQDAPAQHRGFEYGRSGNPTRNVLEECLAALENGKHGLVFSSGLGVTTALTSLLSSGDHIICGDDVYGGTNRYFRQCASRFGIETSFIDGTDPQNIINALQKNTKMVWLESPTNPLLKLIDIKAVTELVKSQRPEIIIVVDNTFLTCYFQRPLDFGVDIVMYSLTKYMNGHSDIIMGAAITQDDELEKKLRFLQNALGIVPSPFDCSQVNRSLKTLEIRMQQHMKNGLAVAKFLENHPFVDRVIHPLLPSHPQHDLAKKQASGHSGMVSFYLKGNSRKFLESLKIFTLAESLGGYESLAELPSVMTHASVPEADRAQLGITDQLVRLSVGLETEVDLLADIDQALKAAQN; encoded by the exons atggatcaaGGATTCGCTACTAAAGCCATCCACGTTGGGCAAGATCCTGAACAATGGAAACATTGTTCGGTTGTTCCGCCGTTGGTGATGTCAACGACTTTTCGACAGGACGCACCAGCTCAACATAGG GGCTTTGAGTACGGGAGAAGCGGAAATCCAACGAGGAACGTATTGGAGGAGTGTTTGGCAGCTTTGGAGAATGGAAAACACGGATTGGTCTTCTCGTCCGGTTTAGGAGTGACGACGGCTCTGACCTCGTTGCTGAGTTCGGGCGATCACATTATTTGCGGTGACGATGTTTACGGTGGCACTAATCGTTACTTTCGTCAATGCGCCTCTAGATTCGGCATCGAAACTTCTTTCATCGATGGCACTGATCCCCAAAATATCATTAATGCACTCCAAAAAAATACCAAG ATGGTGTGGCTAGAATCTCCGACGAATCCTCTCTTGAAATTGATCGACATCAAAGCAGTTACGGAACTCGTGAAATCGCAGCGTCCCGAAATAATTATAGTCGTGGATAATACATTTCTGACTTGCTACTTCCAG CGGCCGTTGGATTTTGGAGTTGACATTGTCATGTACTCGTTGACGAAATACATGAATGGGCATTCGGATATTATAATGGGAGCTGCCATAACACAGGACGacgagcttgaaaaaaaattgcgtttCCTTCAAAATG CTTTGGGTATTGTGCCATCGCCATTCGATTGTTCTCAGGTTAATCGAAGTTTAAAAACTTTGGAAATTCGAATGCAACAGCACATGAAAAACGGTTTGGCAGTTGCCaagtttttggaaaatcatCCATTTGTCGACAGAGTTATTCACCCAC TTCTTCCATCTCATCCTCAACACGATCTCGCGAAAAAACAAGCGAGTGGGCACAGTGGAATGGTTTCCTTTTATCTTAAAGGAAATTCTCGCAAGTTCTTGGAGTCTCTGAAAATTTTCACCCTCGCAGAATCTCTCGGAGGTTATGAGTCACTTGCGGAATTACC ATCGGTGATGACTCACGCTTCGGTGCCTGAGGCAGACAGAGCGCAGTTGGGTATAACTGATCAACTAGTGCGACTTTCGGTGGGATTGGAAACCGAAGTGGATTTGTTGGCGGATATCGATCAAGCGTTGAAGGCAGCTCAAAATTAA